From the Pseudarthrobacter sp. MM222 genome, one window contains:
- a CDS encoding tripartite tricarboxylate transporter TctB family protein: MTSSSRQDAPPGTAVPSGAAVSEFPEADPAEPLTAEQLAAEWDEERPPHAGPLANVAAGVVTAALGFAGVALSLSMGIGTPERPEAGMWPLIISLVMAALSVSLLLFGRKTLDAEAFSSSSWQVAAGVGTLIGFVLVIGLTGFEIPTLLLTFFWLRFLGKETWRMSTLLSVIVTGAFYLIFVVALSVPIPHLF; this comes from the coding sequence GTGACGTCAAGCTCCCGGCAGGACGCTCCCCCGGGCACTGCGGTTCCATCAGGTGCTGCCGTCAGCGAATTCCCTGAAGCCGATCCCGCCGAGCCGCTGACGGCGGAGCAGCTGGCCGCCGAATGGGACGAGGAACGGCCCCCGCATGCCGGCCCCCTGGCCAACGTGGCGGCCGGCGTCGTCACGGCCGCGCTCGGCTTTGCGGGGGTTGCGCTGTCGCTGTCCATGGGCATCGGCACCCCGGAACGGCCGGAAGCCGGAATGTGGCCACTCATCATCAGTCTGGTGATGGCGGCTCTGTCCGTGTCCCTGCTGCTGTTCGGACGCAAGACCCTGGATGCAGAGGCCTTCTCGTCCTCCAGCTGGCAGGTCGCCGCCGGTGTGGGGACCCTGATCGGATTCGTTCTGGTGATAGGTCTGACCGGCTTTGAGATCCCGACGCTGCTCCTCACGTTCTTCTGGCTCAGGTTCCTTGGGAAGGAAACCTGGCGGATGTCGACGCTCCTCAGCGTGATCGTCACCGGCGCCTTCTACCTGATCTTCGTCGTGGCACTCAGCGTGCCTATCCCCCACCTTTTCTAG
- a CDS encoding tripartite tricarboxylate transporter substrate binding protein → MTKTTFSRRAALGTATSFALALALTACGGNVASTNAPTDASKYPAGPVTLTIGAAPGGSTDLIGRALAENASAGLGAPIPVVNKPGANGALATKEVGSAKADGQTLVILNASLFAITPLAVSANEAVKIEDYEVITGISQDDYVLVTNANSGMKTMEDLTKAGKKFNFATTGVGTGSQLAQALLFKQAEIEGTDVPFDGGAPAMTALLGNQVDVATIQLAEAMPQIKAGKLNPVVVFSKERNQYLADTPTAIEAGYDVPVSQFRAVAAPKGTPEPVLEKLRAAFKTAFASEAYKAFNKQNLFTAAEHDGAKVAQDWAADAAKFKELAQKYDVDLGGGK, encoded by the coding sequence ATGACCAAGACCACCTTCAGCCGCCGGGCCGCTTTGGGAACCGCGACCAGCTTCGCGCTCGCGCTGGCCTTGACGGCCTGCGGCGGCAACGTTGCCAGCACCAATGCGCCCACCGACGCCAGCAAGTACCCCGCTGGCCCCGTCACCCTCACCATCGGGGCAGCGCCTGGCGGCAGCACCGACCTGATCGGGCGCGCATTGGCCGAAAACGCCAGCGCTGGCCTGGGCGCACCGATCCCGGTCGTCAACAAGCCGGGCGCCAACGGCGCGCTGGCCACCAAGGAAGTAGGCAGCGCCAAGGCGGATGGCCAGACGCTCGTCATCCTGAACGCTTCGCTGTTCGCCATCACTCCGCTTGCTGTGTCCGCCAACGAGGCAGTCAAGATCGAGGACTACGAGGTCATCACCGGAATTTCGCAGGACGACTACGTGCTGGTCACGAATGCCAACTCCGGGATGAAGACCATGGAGGACCTGACCAAGGCGGGCAAGAAATTCAACTTCGCCACCACCGGCGTCGGCACCGGCAGCCAGCTCGCCCAGGCCTTGCTGTTCAAACAGGCCGAAATCGAAGGCACCGATGTGCCGTTCGACGGCGGCGCTCCCGCCATGACTGCCCTCCTGGGCAACCAGGTTGACGTGGCGACCATCCAGCTGGCCGAAGCCATGCCGCAGATCAAGGCGGGCAAGCTCAACCCGGTGGTTGTCTTCTCCAAGGAACGCAACCAGTACCTGGCCGACACCCCGACGGCCATCGAAGCGGGCTATGACGTTCCGGTTTCGCAGTTCAGGGCCGTTGCGGCGCCGAAGGGGACTCCCGAGCCTGTCCTCGAGAAACTGCGGGCAGCGTTCAAGACCGCCTTTGCGTCCGAGGCGTACAAGGCGTTCAACAAGCAGAACCTGTTTACGGCTGCCGAACACGACGGGGCAAAGGTTGCCCAGGACTGGGCGGCGGATGCGGCCAAGTTCAAGGAGCTCGCACAGAAGTACGATGTTGACCTGGGCGGCGGCAAGTGA
- a CDS encoding LysR family transcriptional regulator, translating to MYSLDQLRGFVAVAEELHFGRAAARLNMTQPPLSRQIQKLEKSIGVQLFERDNRGVALTAAGSVFLADAVKLLELAEAAPSLARRVSSGSAGSVRIGFTAASTFGLLGALLNEISGALPDVEIDLREMVTKDQTASLITGEIDLGLARPPFDEDLFDSRLLYREPIMVAVPLGHRLTLLDRPVTAEDLQGEDLIMHSPTQARYFYDLVISLVSSHRTFVHTVSQILTMIFLVAAGRGVALVPQSATVLGIEGVEYIELGGLETDPVELHAIWRRNARNPALHRVLDLITGSAE from the coding sequence ATGTATTCCCTGGACCAACTGCGAGGCTTTGTCGCCGTCGCCGAAGAACTTCACTTCGGGCGGGCGGCAGCACGGTTGAATATGACCCAGCCGCCGCTCAGCCGTCAGATCCAGAAGCTTGAGAAGTCGATCGGTGTGCAGCTGTTTGAGCGGGACAACCGCGGCGTCGCTTTGACGGCCGCCGGATCAGTCTTTCTCGCCGACGCCGTCAAACTTCTCGAACTGGCCGAAGCCGCTCCCAGCCTGGCCCGCCGGGTGTCGTCGGGTTCTGCGGGCTCCGTGCGGATCGGGTTCACCGCCGCGTCGACGTTCGGCCTGCTGGGCGCGCTCCTGAACGAAATCTCCGGCGCGCTTCCTGACGTTGAGATCGACCTGCGCGAGATGGTCACCAAGGATCAGACGGCGTCGCTGATCACGGGCGAAATCGACCTCGGACTGGCTCGACCGCCATTTGACGAGGACCTGTTCGACTCACGCCTGCTGTACAGGGAACCGATCATGGTGGCGGTTCCCCTGGGCCACCGTCTGACGCTCCTGGACCGTCCGGTGACCGCCGAGGATCTGCAGGGCGAAGATCTGATCATGCACTCTCCCACCCAGGCCCGGTACTTCTACGATCTCGTGATCAGCCTGGTGTCGTCGCACCGCACCTTTGTCCATACGGTGAGCCAGATCCTCACGATGATCTTCCTCGTGGCCGCCGGCCGGGGGGTCGCCCTGGTTCCGCAGTCCGCAACGGTGCTGGGAATCGAAGGGGTGGAATACATCGAGCTGGGCGGTCTGGAGACGGACCCAGTGGAGTTGCATGCGATCTGGCGTCGAAACGCCCGCAACCCTGCCCTGCATCGCGTGCTTGATCTGATCACGGGGTCTGCCGAATAG